The genomic window CATCTTTTGGCATACTATGCCCCAACTAATCAAACTTCtaaaatcaagtttttttgaaaatgtcgtATTTGTTTCCTCTACTTTTGTTTTTGGGAAAATCATTTCCATATGGTTGATAAGgatcttttaataaatattcttTTGAACTTGATCTCTAATCCCCCCACATTATACTTTTCAATTGGTTTTTAAAGTCGAAGATTAGCAATGACATCATTTTGACTAAACTTAACAaatggttttctttttggctGTAATGCTTCCTTCAAAAGGAACTCGTATTTTTAATTCACAACTTTTTTCATTTAGGTTTAAAAAGCATACATATTATCACTAAGCTTAATACAATTGCATGGGGATtctattagaaagagatttcaaTCGAtttttgtatgggattaggtgCTAGTAGCTTCGAGAGAGGTATCAACATAATTTAGGAGTCTTCAAGCTCCAAACCAATCTAACTTTCAATAGTATAGAGTTTGATTGTAGTTGTAGTCCTGGGGGATCTATGTTTGGGTATCTGCTCTATTGATtagttatttttctcttattccTTACTCACTTTAGTTTTTGCTTTAGTTATGTTTAATTTAGATTTAGAATCTTGAATAAGTGTTAGGCTTTGATAATAGGAGAAGGCTTAGTACTAGTACTTCAAATTCTTGAGCATCAACTTCCTCGATATGTAGTATATTGTATTACTTGATACGATGTGTATACTTATGTTTAGTGGGTTATTATACAAGACACATATCATAGTTgaagaaaaatttcaaattggactttaatttattttattgacaagtgtctaaatgtatgtattatagtatatgtatttgatacttctagcatgtatttttatatgaatgaatGCTCATTTTGTGTTTAATcgactattatttgctttgtagggcatgaaaATGCCATGGAAGATATGAAGATACGATTTGGgcggaaaaaaaagaagaaaaccaggatACGGTACTATAGCATATTTAATGTAGCTGGTGTACTGTAGCAGTGGCAATGTAGCAAGATTACTATAGCAACCATTATAGCACCTGGATGATTTTCGAATCAGGAATTGATCCAAGCCATACAGCCTCAATGCTCCCCGGGATTGACCCCGAGatgaacactgtagcaagagaagaatgggttttgcttggttcatacggcctcaatgaggccaccattgaccccctcattgacccGGTATGGCATGtttttgggggagtttttgGTCTCTTTTTGGAGGACATATGGCCTCTATATGGGGAAGCACTTGGGGGGTTTAAGAGGTATTGGGTGAACTTCTTGGAGGATCttttggcagccaacacttggAGAGAAGAGGAAGAACGAAGACATCTTTGTAGAGCCttgcttgaggcttggagaggatcaagggcttgaacttcaaggggagagcttcaccATCACGGGAGAAGGAGCATTCGGTACTCATTTGGCTaaaggaagcatcattcggccggcattgcgcttcttcatcatcatttggactagggagtgccacttatgcatttgtttcttgtttttcttgatcttgctatacttgtttgtatgatagcacccccaaggccaccggatgtaggtgaaccttggggggttcatcatgtattttggatgctaaactcttatttgaaatgcattgggttgatttatatttggctcattgttcttcatgtctagaactattaAATGGAGAGAtacttagttctttgttgagttgtccatgtagatgtgacctactcgcatgtactagatcattaatgagtaAAAGAGGTATTCTTGGATTGACATGcagagaaattggatgtcggtagcccctccgaatgttaaggatagacttagggtaaaTGTGTCCTTATTGCGGGATTTCCCTATAtttaatgcgatcgtaggaatgtgattagggagagatccttattgacattcgtatgggattagagtTCAAtagccgagaaattgggattggactaatcttgagatccttcggtATAAATTCCCCCTGCCTTGCTATTACTGTAcatccatgtatcatgatgacccctcaagaggatcctcatccctaggcctccttatctcatcattgctcttgtgatctcctgtgtttcttataattttaattCTTGTGAGTTGTTTATAATattgcacttgttagagtagtaaatcatgcttaagttgtaaagttagataataggtgatggaggagtaataggagctccttaatccagtggaatacgacccatgtgtcactcacaaggtattacttggcgacccgtacacttgcgggcaagcAATCATTtatcttagtatttttttaatgaaaatatcgTTATTACTTTATTCATAATTCTTAGAATACTTTTTCGTGAGATTTAATCAgggaacaaataaataaataaataaataaataaaactaaaacagaAAGGGCACATGctatgatattaattaatttagtatatgCATCCCATCATGGGAAGTAATAAATTAAGTCCTATATATTCTTTTGTCCCTACAGTCATTTGCCAACCAACAAATTGGGCATTAAATATCatcaattttaaatgaaacttaACTGAGGTTggagatgtatatatatatatatatattccatgttatacttttataaaaaaatccaagttATATACAGTAACAAATGTAtaaattattcatgttttactaataaaatattttttttatagattataTTCCTATATATTATGTAATAAGTCATGATATTCgccaatgaaaattttaaattaaactaaatggaatatgtttaaatttagattgaaaaatttCAAACCGGGTTAAAACTTAGGTAGTCAGAACTAAACTAGACTTTGAACCGGAGAAAGGCAAGGTTCAAGGGTTAAGAGGTCCGACCACTGTCTAACCGGTTGAaccggatttaataaataaaaatataaaataaaatatattaaatattatattaatttttaaatcaagtacacaatatatcaaacaaaataagTCTTGATTCCTTATTCAAAACACAATATTTAACAACATTTAAACTAAATCTATATGAAACACTAAATAAAATGAATCTCATGAAGTTTTTCAAACATTGAAATCAAATCTATAAAATTGGTTATTTGTTTATAGTGTTTGTTCTacccaaaaacaaatattaattaaggAAGATGAATCATCCTGCCCACGAGAAGAAGAACATTAATTACAAATAAACATGAAACAATAAACAGTTAACGTGCACTATAAGTAATTAAGTATGATACGATAATAATGTTATAATTCATGAATAAATGGTGAAACATAAAGTGTAGGAACCTTTATGGGCAGGGGAGGAGCCGAGGAGGTTGAGTTGACGGGGAGAGGGTGTGCTTGATAGGGAGGATCAAAGAGATTTTTGATGGGAGGGAGAGGATGGGCGGTGCTAAGGTGGTTGATGCTTGACGCGTGGGAGAGGATGAGCGGTGTTGGGTGACTTGGTTGTTGGGTCACGAAAGGAGAAGAAAGCCTTACTTTGATAATTGATATATactaatgtttttttaacttattgttgAAATCGTGTGAACCGACTGGTTCATTCGGTTCAAGGCTGGTTTTTTACTCAACCAGTTTTGCGGATTGAATCAGACCGGTCTAATCCCCAGGTCCGATCCAACCAACCCACTTTTACCTAGGTTGAAACCCACATGAGCCAAACAGAACTCCCATGGCTTATaatctataaaataaatttaaaaactttggATGGCCTTTTTAAATGGtatatattgtttgttttaatctcttaagtaaaaaatattcattttgctCCTAATTAAATAGATCTGCCATGTTTAACATAATAATGTGTAACATGTGTCTAGTATATCAATTGTTACATTAGTTTGAATGATTAAATGGCATGGCAGCTAATGTTGTGAGAGGGTTGATTGCTCAATCATTCACTTGgtaagagaaagaattaacatTATTAGAACATGAAGGCAGAACAaacattatgttttttcttttttatttaagcgatcaaaacaaataattttatggaaaaattgcttgcatacccctacaaaaccatgaaattacttaaatacccccataaaaatactatttgcttgcataccctcataaaacaaacttttttacttatatatccctaCCGTTAGTTACCGTTAACCATCgttagggtttatggaattaaccaTACTTCCAacttaacccaacttaacaaaattacctaattacccttaacatcatccaaagtcataatttttagtatgaaattatttgttatattttagtATGAAATTACCCCATTATCCTTAACATCATCTAACTACCCTTAACATTatccaaaattacccaattaccatTAACcatagtatgaaattatttgttatatattgttacacgttgtaatttttatctatttttaggttgtgtttgtaaagagcatgtgataatgtaaaatgttttagagatgtttgtaaaaaccttaaaaatatgaatttactcaaaaattcatgattttttaataatttttaaaaataatttaagcgtatataaaaaaaattatattggttatctataatttaaataatttaagtctataaaatacaataaaaaattttgatgggtatattaacaaactcataatggtcatttgttgaatgaaatgagtaatgtctacaaaataagaagaaaaaaaatttagaggggtatataagcaaacccattttggtaatttacccttattccatccatcgatttaacaccattaacagtcaacttaaccataggggcataaaagcaaatataattgatttgtaagggtatacaaacaaatataatttttataggggtatttaaacaaattcatgattttataggggtatgcaagtaaaaattcctaattttattgtgttaaaaattaattaaaaatatgttgtAGTTGAGGGATCAAAACCCACAAACACTACTGCTATCTGATTTAATgttaatatgtaatttttatttccaataaaaaagtgatttattcatttttatattaaaaaaaaacaacaaaatattttaaaggtCACAAATGGCTTCAAAACCAATGGATAATCTACcctcctatttttcctttttcatttgaattaatAAGGGCAACTCTTTAATCTAAATGATTTCTTGCATCTAACCATGACCtcactttcattttcatttattttattttttctggcTTTATAACAAATACATAATCTTTCCAGGCTAACTTGTGGGCGAACACACTAATTGGAAACCTTTAGTCAAGTATCAACCATCTCCCCATCTTTATTCTGCAACTCTGTGTGATGAAGATGCAAGCATGCAAGTTGGTCTTCTCTCAATGCTGCCATCAATACACCATTTATTATCACAACCATCCAAACCATCCATGATGAATTCCAACTGCCAAATCCATATATTCTTTAGTAATATTTCTTCTTCCAGGAAGCAAGCTCAAAGCAAGCTCAAAGAAACAAGCATCAATGAGTTAAGTTCTTGATCACAGAAATTGTCATCCAAGAGAAACACTAATATGATGGAAGGGAGAAGATCACAAAGAAGAGGTGAGAGAATTCCAACAGTGTTGTGGTTCACACTGAAGAGGTCCATGCACTGCAAGTCTGAGCCATCAGAAGTCCATGACCCAAAGTTTGGGACAAAGCTTGGGTCCATTCTGACAAAAAGATCAGTAGGAAGATCAGGGTGCTCAAGGTCCATTGCCAACCTCAAAGATGTCATCCATGGCAGCAAAAGACACTTTCAAAGGCCAACAAGTTGTAGTCCAAGGTCCATTGGGAGCAGTGACTTCCTTAACCCAATTTCTCATGAAGTCATTCTTAGTGATGCAAGGTGTGAGCTTAGGATTGTCACTAGTTTTGGAGGGTGCCATGAGAGTGGTACTGCTACTGAGGTTGTGGGTACTCTAAGACCAGGCACACCAGGCCCTGGAGGACACCTTGGTAATTTCAGTTACAACCCTTGTGGTTTGAAGAGTAGGACTACTCCAAGAAGGTCACTGCAGGCAAGTTTGGAAAGTAAGCATGGTGGAGTTTCTtgtgcttcttcatcttcaacagcaagagcttctgttgagggggaggaggagaaggataATAATTCAATTGGGTCTTCTACTTCTTTGATTTGTCAAAAGTGTGGGGAGGTTTTTGCAAAGTGGGATGGTTTAGAATCACACCATCTTTCTCAACATGCAGGTGATGTTTTTAGACATAGCTCTCGAGCTTTCCAGTTATTTCATGTGTTTTAATTGATATGTATTTTAAGCAATGATCTTTAtaaatttgcttctttttaagCACATGATAATTAAGTTGTAAAAGGTACACAAAGGAATTGTTATTGAAGGATTCACTCAAATTATTAATGTTGATTTATAGTTGAGTTTCTATTTATAATTGTTTAAGgcattataaatatatcaataataaaGGCATTCAAATGAGGGAAATTTTACTGCTATCAATTTGGAATTCTTAGAATTCTcttcatttttatcattgtttGTGTTTGAGAATTTTATTGCTTGATTCTTATTCAAAGTTCCAttcaatattaattttggaTATTGTTGTTAAAGAAGCATTCACTTTTCGGCAAAATTATGCAGTTACTGAACTAGTTGAAGGAGATTCATCTAGAAAGATTGTAGAGATAATCTGCAGAGCAAACTGGTTGAAGTCAGAAAGCAGTTGTGGAAGGATTGAAAGGGTTCTAAAAGTCCATAACATGCAGAAAACACTCTCTAGATTTGAGGAATACAGAGAAATGGTGAAGTTAAAAGCCGGAAAACTCCCGAAGAAGCATCCTAGATGTCTTGCCGACGGCAATGAGTTGCTGAGGTTTCATGGTACAACAGTTTCTTGCTATTTAGGCATGAATGGTTCTTCATCTCTCTGCACATCAAAAAACTGCAATGTTTGCCAAATACTTAGGCATGGATTCACAATGAAAAAGAAGACAGGACCGATAGGTGTATTCACAACGGCGACAAGTGGAAGAGCATTTGAGTCAATTGATTTATCTGAAGATGATCCATCCACCAGAAAAGCTTTGCTAGTCTGCCGAGTGATTGCCGGGAGGGTTCACAAGCCTCTTGATAATTACCAAGAGTTAGTAGGCCAGTCAGTGTTTGACTCATTGGCAGGAAAAGTCGGTCCCTATGCAAACATTGAAGAACTCTACTTGCTGAATCCCCGAGCTCTCCTTCCGTGCTTTGTTGTAATCTGTAAACCATGATTGCTTTGACTTCTATCAGGATTAATTCCAAATACTCATGTCTTTAAAAGCTTgtgaatttttgaaaattcttgTATATACCATGGTTCAAAAATCCATTTGTATCCAAATATGAACCTGGTCGAAAATTTGTATGTCTAGACACCAACAATGGCAAATTGTTTCTTGTCTATATTATTAATGTCTTTGATACCAACTACAATCATTTTCTTCCTACAACCTGTCACGGGACCGATTACCATTTGCTAGTATCAATGGCCTGTTTTGTTCTGATTAGTTTGAAACAGATTGTTTTGTGTCTCTAGCTATCGATTCTTGGATTGACGACAACCAATCTCCAATCTGCAATTAATGCTAGATTATTTATGTGAAATTCACAAGATCATTCatgctaatttatttaataaaccatgaagttgtattcattgtacGTGTCCCATGCCATGTTCATCTTAAACTTGGTATCCTTTCCATCTTCATTGGAAAATAAAACTAAGCATATCAACAATGAATACATACTGAAATTACTGAATATAATAGAGTTACTTAAAACTATTCTTTAGTATAATTTTCACtccttatatataaaataagattTAATTTTGGGAATGGTTAGTGTGGTCCATCTTTGTACATGTTGTAATGAAGACAAGCTCTTGGCTAAAGGAATGGTGAGCAAAGAAGTGGTACTGACAAAATTTGATTCTAGTGTTGTCAGTTTCCTTCCTCCAATATGTCTGATCTCATAGATCCATTCAAGCACATCACCACTAAACAAAAGGGAAGAGGTCACATGGGATGATCCAAATTTCTTTCATAATTAATGAATGTAGGTAAAAAAACCAATGAATTTACAGAGAAGCTAATTAATAATCAGGATATGAAATAGAAAAGGCAAAATTACATAAAACCTTGAGTGGCCTTTTCCCTGTAGCTGATCTTAATAATGTACTATTTTGTCTTAGCATGGAATAAGGGATTTGCTATTACCCAGAGTGACATTTGTAAATGATCTTGACTGTAGTTGATGTAAGAACCTGATATGCCTGATATCCAACCTCCGTGATAAATAGAGGTGATGCAATTGGCATGTTGAAAGTGTAAAAATTAGTGGCAAAACCTTCGTCATGCAGGCACAACTAACACAATCGATGTTTGTGAGAGGAGAAATTGGGGATGCGTTTTTAGTTttgacttttaaatttttataaagtgaGAGAAATGTCAATTCTTCCGCTTCACTAATTCAACAATTTTGTACTAAagtcattttgatacaaaatgaataaaaattttcttaaaaaaaaaaattgtacaaaaGTGAGAGTTCCTGGatgtgcaatttttttaaaaccagaatagttatttttaatcagttttaaaatgtttaaatatatatattttttaaatgctaAAAGTTTGATTTCATTACTCAGAATATATCATTAGGTtgaaagtttatataaaatgacaaaacaattctttaattttttgaaaattaataaaaaatttaggcAAACTCTTTCAagagaaattttagaaaatgtaaatgcaaaataaaattatgaaatatataattataaaaaccataatcattacatgaatttataaaataattagtcaTCCCAAATCAACACAAAAACGTGTGACTTCAATTACACCTCATTGGGCCACCTACCAGCAAATTAACAGGCTGAAATAGAAGCATATAACTTGCCAGATGTGCATGCTAA from Dioscorea cayenensis subsp. rotundata cultivar TDr96_F1 chromosome 9, TDr96_F1_v2_PseudoChromosome.rev07_lg8_w22 25.fasta, whole genome shotgun sequence includes these protein-coding regions:
- the LOC120268326 gene encoding uncharacterized protein LOC120268326 encodes the protein MMEGRRSQRRGERIPTVLWFTLKRSMHCKSEPSEVHDPKFGTKLGSILTKRSVGRSGCSRSIANLKDVIHGSKRHFQRPTSCSPRSIGSSDFLNPISHEVILSDARCELRIVTSFGGCHESGTATEVVGTLRPGTPGPGGHLGNFSYNPCGLKSRTTPRRSLQASLESKHGGVSCASSSSTARASVEGEEEKDNNSIGSSTSLICQKCGEVFAKWDGLESHHLSQHAVTELVEGDSSRKIVEIICRANWLKSESSCGRIERVLKVHNMQKTLSRFEEYREMVKLKAGKLPKKHPRCLADGNELLRFHGTTVSCYLGMNGSSSLCTSKNCNVCQILRHGFTMKKKTGPIGVFTTATSGRAFESIDLSEDDPSTRKALLVCRVIAGRVHKPLDNYQELVGQSVFDSLAGKVGPYANIEELYLLNPRALLPCFVVICKP